One window of the Selenomonadales bacterium genome contains the following:
- a CDS encoding flagellar hook protein FlgE, giving the protein MLRSLYSAISGMRSKQTKLDVIANNISNVNTTGFKGSRVKFHDMLSQTIRNASAPVGGRAGTNPAQVGLGVAVGGIDTSHVQGALQATGRISDLAVQGSGFFVMADGARTLFTRDGAFSLSLARELVNAATGFRVQGWMADGTGNISTATPPTAMQIPLGDSVITQPTTRAEFSGNLNNSPPAGTYSHTNTITVFDSKGEAHQLNVTFTRTGANAWSYAVASTATPPLTITPPTGALALNFDTSGAVTPATATSGAFSVVVPGAANISLTLDFNSMTQVAGTSTAVMRFQDGYAPGELLSFIIGRGGVITGTYSNGLVRDIGQIALAYFGNPEALLKEGGNFYSVSPNSGEPLIGVAGSGGRGSIEVGMLEMSNVDLATEFTEMISTSRAFQANSRTVSTSDEMLQELIQLKR; this is encoded by the coding sequence GTGCTTAGGTCATTGTATTCGGCGATTTCTGGCATGCGCAGCAAACAAACAAAACTCGACGTTATCGCAAACAATATCTCAAACGTAAACACTACAGGCTTTAAAGGCAGTCGCGTCAAGTTTCACGACATGTTAAGCCAGACTATTAGGAACGCCTCTGCTCCCGTCGGCGGACGGGCAGGCACCAACCCCGCGCAAGTCGGACTGGGAGTGGCCGTGGGGGGAATTGACACTAGCCACGTCCAGGGCGCACTACAGGCCACGGGGCGCATTTCTGATCTTGCTGTTCAAGGCAGTGGTTTCTTTGTTATGGCGGACGGAGCACGTACTTTGTTTACGCGCGACGGAGCATTCTCGCTCTCACTCGCGCGTGAGCTAGTTAATGCGGCCACAGGCTTTAGAGTGCAGGGCTGGATGGCTGATGGCACCGGCAACATATCGACGGCCACACCGCCCACTGCCATGCAAATTCCTTTGGGGGACTCGGTCATTACACAGCCCACTACTCGCGCCGAGTTCTCGGGGAACCTAAACAACAGCCCACCTGCTGGGACCTACTCACACACGAACACCATCACAGTGTTTGACTCCAAAGGCGAAGCGCATCAGCTAAACGTCACTTTTACGCGGACCGGCGCGAATGCATGGTCATACGCTGTCGCATCCACCGCCACCCCACCCCTCACGATTACTCCTCCTACCGGGGCACTCGCACTGAACTTCGACACTAGCGGGGCGGTTACGCCGGCAACGGCGACCAGTGGCGCATTTTCGGTTGTAGTGCCGGGTGCCGCCAATATTTCGCTGACGCTTGACTTTAACTCCATGACCCAGGTTGCGGGCACCAGCACGGCTGTGATGCGCTTCCAAGATGGGTACGCCCCCGGCGAACTTCTCTCCTTTATCATTGGGCGGGGTGGAGTAATTACGGGCACGTATTCCAATGGCTTGGTGCGCGATATCGGCCAAATTGCGCTGGCCTATTTCGGCAATCCTGAAGCACTGCTAAAAGAAGGCGGCAACTTCTACTCTGTCTCGCCTAATTCCGGTGAGCCATTAATCGGGGTTGCAGGCTCGGGCGGCCGAGGTTCGATAGAAGTCGGCATGCTGGAAATGTCAAACGTCGACCTAGCGACGGAGTTCACCGAGATGATTTCCACGAGCCGCGCTTTCCAAGCAAACTCACGCACGGTCAGTACATCCGACGAAATGCTGCAGGAGCTCATTCAGCTTAAGCGATAG